The nucleotide window tTTGTTTAAATAGACATTAAATCTTTAATAGAAATAAAGGCATACCATTGATTTGCAAAACTAGGTGCTTGTTAGTTGAACGCAACACTTTGCTTGACGAAGacgatagttagcttagtatcttagtcattagagctagcttagtagcttaacatgtgtattcttattttaagagttgttgttgtctcaATACTAAATTGTTGCATCattatcatcgcatgcatatagagaattaGTTGGCAGAGATTATGACCACCGGCGAgcacgagtttgaggagatcgtcgaggagtacgaggagaagattcttgtgcaggaggaggtcctaaagccaccactgactgactcagctaacaTCGTGCCTGCCCAAgataagccccggtgcataacctctatttttcatatccaccgtgtatatatatatatatatatatatatatatatatatatatatatatatatatatatatatatatatatatgagttgtgcatttatattgcaggaattttatggaaaccacatgcatatatatctACCCTACGAGTCCTACTAGTGCGggtttgagtagctgctatgcttatgttgtcggtagcatgagtaacctaccgttactcacaatagatgattattattactctcataataaaataattaaaaaatagaGACCATGCAGGGATATGGCATGggttattggtgggtgtaacaagtgtgtcccgcggccacggagattagcttggttacactgtttttcctgttCGTGTCAATTGAGgatcgtccgttgctgtggatggtagtcaggtcacagacttattatcctgagcacatacttgcttatgggagtgggaatgCTCATTGCGCTCTTGTCtttgggttctagctctttccgtaccgactgattggagacggggaaaggtggaggtctaagcaccacactgagaccGGATCTCAAGGATAGGGGCTTGAGTCCAAGTTTCGATGGGAGCCTGGACCCCTCGgcaggagtgaaatgggttggtctcgtttgtgctTGGGTACAAGCGAGACGTGTATTTTGGGGTactcagctaggatacattggatCGCGAATCGCCGTTTCCATAGCGATCTAGCCAGTTTTGTGCATAGGTTACATTATTCATAAATTTATTATATAAAAGTTTAATTACAAAATTTAGGTTGGGAAATTGTTATAATAATTTTGCCTGCTTctctctctatgttgtccaccATAAGTAATAGTCTATCTGTGTAATGTGTCATgtatttttttttattaataCAATGATATACGCATATCTTCTCTGTGTATTCtgagaagaaaaaagaaatatcaatattggAGAATGTATACTCTTCAAGCCTTGAAGCATTAAATGGTCAAACCAAACTAGCAACTAATGATACCATGCCTTATCAGCTACGGTATGTTTGTTGTTTCGTTGACCTTGCCATATAGTATATAGCTCGGTTtgttgaatcttggctgaaactggctgaaaatactgttctggctgaattgttgtgagagaaaaatattatttcggctgaaaaaacaagccgaatatagggtaagccgaacggggcaatATTGGCCAAATGGCCAGGATGAGAAAAAAATTGCATGATGGCTTTTTTTTTCTCATCATGGATGATCTTTTACTTTTAGACTTGAGTTTCAATCGTTTTTTTATCTTTTGAGTTGTGTGAGACCGTTTTGAGTGGACTTTTTGATAGGTGGAGGTCTGATTCTTGTAAGAGGATGAAGTCAGATGATATTTTCCGTTATCTAAAAATAAATATTTGTAAAAGGTCTTTTAATAGGTCGGAGAGAGCtatttcatctttcttttttcaAAAGAAAAGGATCAACTTTCTACTTGGTCCACACAATACTGCAAGTGAGCCCAGCATGCTGATACGGAAGGTGACACGTAGCTACGACGGGCCCCGGCCGGAGAAACACCAGCGTACGCCCGCTGGCATCATCCATCCCACGCTTGAACTCCGCCAAGCCCTCTTGGCGCCTCACAGCCCAAGATGAGAAGCGTCTCCTCCTCATGTGCTATGATGGcctttttccctttgtttttcatggATGATCCTTTACTTTTTAGACTTGAGTTTTAATCTTTTTTTTGCCTTTTGAATTGTGTGAGAGTGAGATCGTTTTGAGTGTACTCAGTGATAGGTAAGGTCTGTTTTCTTTTTGGGAGGATGAAGCCAGATGATATTTTTCGTTATCTAAAAAGAAAGTATTTGTGAATTAGGGTCTTATAACGGGTCGGAAAGAGCtatttcatctttcttttttcaaaagaaaaagaTTAACTTTCTACTGACATGGAAGGTGACACGTACGTAGTAACGTACCTACGCCGGACACCTGGCCGGAGAAAGAACAGCATGCATACGCCTTCTCAGTCCTCAGCCTCTATTTTGTTCTTCTCCGTCTGTCCGTGCTGGTGTGTGGCCTCCGTCTCACGCCTGAGCTCCAAGCCTTCCTGGCGCCACACAGCCCAAGATGAGCCACAGaagcgtctcctcctcctcctcatctgcaCCACCACACCACAGATTCTTCGCGAGGCGCGCGAAGAGGAGAAGAGAAGAGGAGCTCAGCAGCTGCCGGTGCTGGGCTGAGACATTCGAGCGAGCGGACCATTCGAACAAGCAGCGCGCGGCAGCTAGCTCACGCAGTCACGCAATTAAGCTTCTCCTAGCTTAGCCAATAGCCATGGCGCTGGCTAGCCAGGTCGCCGCTAACCAGCCGCCGCTGCTGTCCTCGCCCGCCCGCCGCCTCCCAAGAGCCAGCAGCAGCAATGCGTTGCTGCTGCTCCAGCCGGCGGCCGCGGTCCTCGGCGGCCGGAACCTGAGGCTGGCGCCTGCCGGTGGCGCGCGGAGGGCCCAGCTGGACGCCGTCGTCGTGCGGGCGTCGTCCGAGGCGAAGGCGGCGGCGGAGACCAAGTCGGGGGGAAGCGGAGGCGAGggagcggaggaggaggagcggccgTACGAGGAGTACGAGGTGACGATCCAGAAGCCGTACGGGCTCAAGTTCACCAAGGGCCGCGACGGCGGCACCTACATCGAGGCCATCCAACCCGGCGGCGCGGCCGACGTGACCGGCCAGTtcgaggtcggcgacaaggtgctCGCCACCAGCGCTGTCTTCGGAGAGGAGATCTGGCCGGCGAAAGGGTACGGCCAGACCATGTACAGCATCCGTCAGAGGGTCGGCCCTCTGTACCTGAAGATGGAGAGGAGGTTTGGTAAGATAACAACAGACCGCTGTTAATTTCATGCCCTTGAATCATGCATTCGTCTTATTAGTTTTCTGAAAGAAAGAAATGGGATGAGAATTCAAGGGGTGTGATTAATTCTTGCTGGATGCTGCTGATTGAGTTGAGTCCAGGTAAGGTGGACGGTGACggtgacctcaccgagaaggagaTCATCAGATTTGAGAGGAACTCTGGAGTGGTCAGCGGCAGGGTGAGAGAGATCCAGGTGGGTAGAGTAGAAGCATCAACTCTGTATCTTCAGGTCTCTGTGTCTCCATAGAAATGCACAGAATGGTTGATTTTGCTCACGGCAATGTCTGAAAAACTCCACGCAGTTGCAAAATTACACGAGGAAGATGGAGCAGAAGATGCAGAGGGAAGAGGATCTCCGCATGGGGCTCAGGCTGTACAAGTCAGTGAACAGAAATGATTCCTCAACACCTGACAGCACTATGTGAATATGATTGCTTGCTTCAGTTTTGAAATCTCTTTCGGCTTTTGGAACAAAAAAATGCAGGGATGGGAAATATGAGGAGGCATTGGAGAAGTTCGAGTCGGTTCTGGGATCGAAACCGGAGCCCAGTGAGGCTTCCATTGCCAGCTACAATGTTGCCTGCAGCTACTCGAAGCTCGGCCGGGTTCAGTAACTCTCACTGTCGGAATATATGATGGATGCTATTCAGGTCTGCTACTGATGAAGGCTCATGTTTATGTTCCTTTGTTGTGCAGATAGAAGCTGGGCTTTCTGCACTGGAGGAAGCCCTGAAGGCAGGGTATGAAGACTTCAAGGTAACCAACTGTTTTGCAGCATGAAACACATGATGGATTGTTACTGATGGTCAATTCCTGCAGAGAGTCCGCACCGACCCGGACCTCACGAACCTGAGGAAGTCAGGGGAATTCGAGCCCTTGCTGAAGAACTACGACGAGTCGTTCATCAACGAGAACGCCATCAATGCCATCAAATCCTTGTTCGGATTAATCAAGAATTGAGCAATTGAAACATGGTGGTGGTAGGCTGGTAGCAGCAGCAGAAGCAGGCAATGCCTCTCATCTCTGATCTTGCAGATTTGCATACTGCAGAAGCCTACTAAGGCTTATAAGCTCATTCCCATACAGTTCAGCTCCCCGCTCTGTCAGTAGTTTGCAGTTCACACCTGTACCTTAGCTATTCTTGGTGAGGCTGACTATCTCCGAGAGATGCCTCCTTGCCCTCGTACTTAACCATTTGCCATTTGGTGCAGATACATTATGTATATGAGTATATATCCAATTTGTAAAGGAAATATGAGTACATTATGTAAAGGAAATATGCAGTTGTGCTTGTAAGCCATGCCAAATATGCTAAGAATCAAGCAAAAGGTGAATATGTTAGCGGACAAACTCACGAGACAACTATTGAGAACTTTGGTTCTTCAGGTTCAGACAGTTTAATGtgtcaggaaaaaaaaaacacatcaaTTCGCAATTCCTCTTGGTTCACCAATTTACACAAGGTCTGGCCGGCTACAGGCAACAGACTTCCAAAATCTGAAACTTTGTATTGTATGCTTCAATTAGCATGTATCTATGTACTGCATGTAATTCCATGCAATCTTCCAACGACATTATATCAGGGAGCTACAGTTAGCTGACAGCTGGAAATACATTTAGACCATATGATAAACCAAGACATCAGATAAAAAGATATCAAACAATTTATTAGTCTTCAAAAGAAAACTCTGTTTTTAACCACTCTGTGGTCTGTACAAACAGGCAACATCAATCTCAGAGCCAAGAAAGATGCCCAACTTGGCAACTTGGCATGCAGAACTGTTTGAATAAGGGCGAGAAAGATACCCCAGCAGATCTCCCTCGCCAAAGCAGGGCCTGATGTTACATATCAAGTTAACTATCTGCTTGTATTATTAGCATGGTATTTTTGCTTCTGAGAAAAGTGTAGAGGAACACAGCCCTCGTTCCTATCTAGTAAACGGTTAGACGTCGACCACCACTAGACTGAGCAGTCAAGTTCCCTAAGAATCTTTGCAGCATCTTCAGGGAAAACTGGATTGATGTAGCACCCACTTCCAAGCTCAAATCCGCCTATTACACTTAACTGGGGCACAATCTGGAGGAACCAGTGTGTATAAGGCAGGCAGGATGATGAAAGCCCAAATGGTGCGCTGTGGATCATAAAATTGAATGGCGGGTCATTGAGCTGCTTAGACAACTTTTGCAGCATAGTCTTTAACAGAGACCCAAGATCCAGTGCCTACAGACAGCATTTCAATAACTTAGTGCCCCAAAAAAGGTGGTGCTGACAAGCAGAATCCGCTAGTATCAACATGCCTGGAATTTATTTATCTACAGAGTAGCTCATGACTATGACATGAAATGGGCAAACTTATTGACAGCATTAGTAACGCAGATCTGGCCCATAGTGTTCCACATGACACAAATTGGGGAAGTGATCAAGTGAACCTACTAATCCCTCATTTTCATCCAGTAGAAATGCAATGCGGTGTTTGGAATAAGTGAAGATTGAAGAAGATTATTAAGTGCATCAGAAAATTGTAATGCGTATCTGGTTCAGTACGGAACGTGTGTAGAGACAAATAAGGAAATTACAAATTTCAAGTAGAAGGAACTATTTTGCATAGCCCATGAGGGAATGACGTAAATACTATACAGCTAGTATTTAGGCATGCGAACTAAACCAATAACTATAGCAGATGCATTAAACTATTGGCACAGAAGTTTATCCATAACTTAACAGGAACTCCAAAAAGGTACAGCAAGAGCAAATAGGGAAGTTTGAGCTTCAAAATATATAGTAATATTTGTATACACAGGTCGGTCTGTAAAAGATGAAACATGTAGCGGATTTCAAAATACTCCGTACCTTATCCTGATCGATTTCATGAAAATAGGaaatatgttgtcgaggaataaTCCATATCTCAAATGGATATGATGCTGCAAAAGGAACAATGGCAGAA belongs to Miscanthus floridulus cultivar M001 chromosome 4, ASM1932011v1, whole genome shotgun sequence and includes:
- the LOC136549436 gene encoding protein MET1, chloroplastic-like, whose translation is MALASQVAANQPPLLSSPARRLPRASSSNALLLLQPAAAVLGGRNLRLAPAGGARRAQLDAVVVRASSEAKAAAETKSGGSGGEGAEEEERPYEEYEVTIQKPYGLKFTKGRDGGTYIEAIQPGGAADVTGQFEVGDKVLATSAVFGEEIWPAKGYGQTMYSIRQRVGPLYLKMERRFGKVDGDGDLTEKEIIRFERNSGVVSGRVREIQLQNYTRKMEQKMQREEDLRMGLRLYKDGKYEEALEKFESVLGSKPEPSEASIASYNVACSYSKLGRIEAGLSALEEALKAGYEDFKRVRTDPDLTNLRKSGEFEPLLKNYDESFINENAINAIKSLFGLIKN